In Leptolyngbya sp. O-77, the genomic window GCTCAATCACTTTGGTATTGGGATAGGGCGTGTAGAACTCCTTGATATAGAGGTTTGAGGTTCCCAACCCTTCGATGAACTCCTTCAGGTTGATCTCGCCATTGCCCAGCTTGCTCTCCAGGGCGGTGAACTCGTTCTGGACGATGTAAGGCGCGATATCCCGCTCAAACACCTGGCGATAAGCCGCACCAATCACCGTCTTCAGTTGGTTCACATCTGCTGCCGAAGTCAGCTTGAAGACCTTGGTTTGCTCCCGCTTCTTCGACACGCCCTGATTAGACCGGAACTGCACGTCTGGCTCCGTGCGGACTTCCGTCACTGCGCCTAGAGTCACAAAGCTTGGCGTTTCCTCAGCCACAGGCTTCAGCAAGCCCTTATCCACAATGCTGCCGACGCGGTTGGTTCGCAGCGACAAGCCCGCGGGTGTCAGATAGCGCTCGTAGGGCACCGTGTCTTCGCCAAAGGCCTCGCTGTACTCCAGGCTGTCGATCATGGCATCGACTACCGCATAGAAGCCCTTCTTCGCCGCAATGTCAAAGTAGGCGTTGATCTCTTTGCGTCCGTAGGTGGGGCGGCCCAATAGGCGGCGGTGGATATACTCGATCGCCTTTGTCACATACAGCGGTGTCCAGTAGAGGCTGCGGAACAGGTCAGATTTCGCCAAAATCCGCACAAACTCGCGTACCGTAATCTCGCCGTTTTCCAGCTTGATTTCGGCTACCTTCTGGCGCTGCCCCTCATACACATCGCGCCCAATCACTTGCAGGTAAATAGCGCGAATCACGGCCTGTGTCGAGCTTTCCGAATACTTAACGCTGATGCCCTTGGTGTCGCCGCCCTTCTTGCTGAAGGTGCCTGTATAGCTAGGAAGCTGATCCAGCTTGAACACTTTAGGCCCAAGCGCACCTGGCGCAACACCGCGTGCGCTTGGATTGCTCAACTGATTATTGATGCCGGGGCCGCGATTAATGAGAATCCGGCGAGTATCTTTGCCGAAGGGGGCAGGACTGGTGCTGGGGTTGCGGGTCTGTTTGGGGAAGATCGCGCCAAACTGGATTTCCAGGGGGTCGTTGCCAGAACCGTAGACATGCTGATCGGGCAACGGCTGGTTGTACTTGGCGAAGGTGGTAATAAAGTGTGGCACCTTGCGGAACGGGGCGCTGTACTTAAACAGGTCTTGCTGGGGGCCCCAGTTGCGGCACTCTTGTGCTTCCTGACCCAAACCACGCAGATAGGGCACCGTCTCTTCGCCAAAGTAGTCGGAATATTCCTGCGAATCGACCAGCGCATCCACCAACGCCGACAGACCGCCTTTAGAAACGATGCTGAAGTACTTCTGCACTTCTTCACGAGAGCTGGGCCCACGTCCCAGGATGTGGCGGAACGCCAGCTCCAGGGCGCGGCTGTTGATATACGGCTCGTAGAAATTCTTGCGATACAGCGGCGACTTGGCCAGACGACGAATGAACTCCTTCATGGAGATTTCGCCGTTTTTCACCTTGGATTCCAGGTCAGAAATGCCGAGGGAATAGGCGCGAGTGATGTCGCGCTCGAAGACCTGACGGTAGGCCGCTTTCACCACGTCGTTCTTCTCGGTAGAAGACAGACCTGGCTTCATGGCGTACTTGGGCCGACGCTCTGCCGCATTGAAATAGATCTGGGGCAGTTGCAGACCTTGCTGGTCGCCCGAAGGACGCTGACGCAGCTTGTTAGAGGGGCTGGGCGCAACGAACTCGTTAATCAGCACTTCAAAGTATTGCGTGACGATCAGCGCGGCATCGGCATCGTCGCGGAACAGCGTCAGTGCGCCGACCCGCATTTCTTGCAGCGCAACGATGGTCGCTTCGCCAGAGCAGGCGTTTTCGATGATTTCGCGCAGTCCGCGCACGTTCACCGAGATGATGTTGGGGTCGCCCGCCACGATTGCATAGGTGACGTAGCGCAAGAACCAGCTCAAATCCCGCAGGGACTTCTGCATATTCGCAGGGCCGTAGCGGGCGACGTTGATGGGGCGAAATCCGGGGGGAATTGGCCCCGCACTAGGGGTGGCAAAGAGGTTTC contains:
- a CDS encoding phycobilisome rod-core linker polypeptide, which encodes MSVTASGGSSVARPNLYQTLPVSTISQAEQQDRFLGRGELAELTSFFSSGLKRLAIADALTRSSELIVSRAANRIFVGGSPMAFLEKPPEEVPVMMTMGGVALDTEEAMKLGTVTYVSGSGGGLLEGLRNLFATPSAGPIPPGFRPINVARYGPANMQKSLRDLSWFLRYVTYAIVAGDPNIISVNVRGLREIIENACSGEATIVALQEMRVGALTLFRDDADAALIVTQYFEVLINEFVAPSPSNKLRQRPSGDQQGLQLPQIYFNAAERRPKYAMKPGLSSTEKNDVVKAAYRQVFERDITRAYSLGISDLESKVKNGEISMKEFIRRLAKSPLYRKNFYEPYINSRALELAFRHILGRGPSSREEVQKYFSIVSKGGLSALVDALVDSQEYSDYFGEETVPYLRGLGQEAQECRNWGPQQDLFKYSAPFRKVPHFITTFAKYNQPLPDQHVYGSGNDPLEIQFGAIFPKQTRNPSTSPAPFGKDTRRILINRGPGINNQLSNPSARGVAPGALGPKVFKLDQLPSYTGTFSKKGGDTKGISVKYSESSTQAVIRAIYLQVIGRDVYEGQRQKVAEIKLENGEITVREFVRILAKSDLFRSLYWTPLYVTKAIEYIHRRLLGRPTYGRKEINAYFDIAAKKGFYAVVDAMIDSLEYSEAFGEDTVPYERYLTPAGLSLRTNRVGSIVDKGLLKPVAEETPSFVTLGAVTEVRTEPDVQFRSNQGVSKKREQTKVFKLTSAADVNQLKTVIGAAYRQVFERDIAPYIVQNEFTALESKLGNGEINLKEFIEGLGTSNLYIKEFYTPYPNTKVIELGTKHFLGRAPLDQAEIRKYNQILASQGLKGFINAMVNSAEYAQAFGEDTVPYNRFLTLPAANFPNTQRLYNTLTKQNKTLVVPSFEPVKSKIDPTKLPLTGLAIANLSTQARQPDPTKPKFVELGRSFLAEGQGQSVEIGVGTSRRKPARIFRMNPSMTRGETELVIDAIYVQVMDVFSGQVPAEFRRSDLESKLRNGEISVREFVKTLAGSDIYRKRFYTPYPNTKVIEFLFRHLLGRAPATQAEIREYNKLLADRGLKAAVDAMVESAEYSRYFGEDVVPYKRFPSLPAGNYLGSVTADADLVKQSWSSLSPSYLTGQ